One Bos taurus isolate L1 Dominette 01449 registration number 42190680 breed Hereford chromosome 25, ARS-UCD2.0, whole genome shotgun sequence genomic window carries:
- the PTX4 gene encoding pentraxin-4 has translation MGSPTGRALPFFLILVHIYLHGALSQTTGPVGQRKPFFERLRRLEEQFRRFQEVTLTHLQGIASHYNLSFDIEARFQSLAHESRAVALALNQSQAAVQDKLGHLRTWVRRTQRRGRKADHRLLALSAAMSEGSARRAREQERQRAAVSGLARDVRALQDALLRLTPLVQSQSTRLAALEGQLRLAGPSPAARNVTPDPSRPSNPSALQLQGGGQMIRAPPEPRDPPLDFAYRLQGAQEPLGLGNQQAWPPESPGEVCNVGPALIFPNASTMNVGFLRPGFLTGLRALSICSWVRTAADHLGTLLSYATEENDNKLVLHGRDSLAPGSVHFVIGDPAFRELPLQPLLDGQWHHVCVIWTSILGRYWLHVDRRLVATGSRFREGYEIPPGGSLVLGQEQDHVGGGFDSSEAFVGSMAGLAIWDRVLVPGEISNLAMGKALPTGAILTLDNATSVGGFVQRVNCTCLQLCP, from the exons ATGGGCAGCCCAACGGGAAGAGCTCTGCCTTTCTTCCTCATCCTTGTGCACATATATCTACATGGAGCTTTGTCGCAAACAACCGGCCCTGTGGGGCAACGAAAACCATTTTTCGAGAGGCTCCGTAGACTAGAAGAGCAG TTTCGGAGGTTCCAAGAGGTGACCCTGACGCACCTGCAGGGCATCGCCAGCCACTACAACCTGTCCTTCGACATCGAGGCCCGGTTCCAGAGCCTGGCCCATGAGAGCCGGGCCGTGGCCCTGGCACTCAACCAGTCGCAGGCGGCCGTGCAGGACAAGCTGGGCCACCTCAGGACCTGGGTGCGGAGGACGCAGCGCCGAGGCCGGAAGGCGGACCACAGGCTGCTGGCCTTGAGTGCTGCCATGAGCGAGGGCAGTGCACGGCGCGCCCGGGAGCAGGAGAGACAGAGGGCCGCTGTCTCCGGGCTGGCCCGAGACGTGCGGGCCCTGCAGGATGCGCTGCTCCGCCTGACGCCCCTTGTCCAGAGCCAGAGTACCAGGCTAGCCGCTCTCGAGGGCCAGCTGCGGTTGGCCGGCCCCAGCCCCGCCGCCCGGAATGTGACCCCGGACCCATCTAGGCCGTCGAACCCGAGCGCCCTGCAGCTGCAGGGGGGCGGGCAAATGATCAGAGCTCCGCCTGAGCCCCGGGACCCACCTCTAGACTTCGCTTACCGTCTCCAGGGGGCACAAGAGCCCCTGGGCCTAGGCAACCAGCAGGCGTGGCCCCCCGAGAGCCCAGGAGAGG TTTGCAACGTGGGCCCTGCACTCATCTTTCCAAATGCCTCCACCATGAATGTGGGCTTCCTCCGCCCCGGTTTCCTCACGGGTCTGCGGGCCCTGTCCATCTGCAGCTGGGTCCGCACAGCCGCGGACCACCTGGGCACCCTCTTGTCCTATGCCACCGAGGAAAACGACAACAAGCTGGTTCTGCACGGCCGTGACTCCCTGGCCCCTGGCTCCGTCCACTTTGTGATCGGAGACCCAGCCTTCAGGGAGCTGCCCCTCCAGCCACTGCTAGATGGCCAGTGGCACCATGTGTGTGTCATCTGGACGTCCATCCTGGGCAGGTACTGGCTCCACGTGGACCGAAGGCTCGTGGCCACCGGCTCCCGCTTCAGGGAGGGGTACGAGATCCCCCCAGGAGGGTCCCTCGTGCTAGGCCAGGAGCAAGACCACGTGGGGGGTGGGTTTGACAGCTCGGAGGCCTTCGTGGGGAGCATGGCAGGCCTGGCCATATGGGACCGTGTGCTGGTCCCTGGTGAGATTTCAAACCTGGCCATGGGAAAGGCGCTCCCGACGGGTGCCATCCTGACACTGGACAATGCCACGTCAGTGGGCGGATTCGTGCAGAGGGTGAACTGCACCTGCCTACAGCTGTGTCCCTGA
- the TELO2 gene encoding telomere length regulation protein TEL2 homolog isoform X1, translating into MDPVASAVRLAVQEAVHILSSSEDGGHIISTLQSLRRYLGETETQAPPEEQEEFSRTHFSTILRCLVGKLSPDWLDLLPDGQLEELWASFFLEGPADQAFLVLMESIEGAASPSFRLMKMARLLARFLSAGRMAAVMEGQCGQQAGPASRLLQETLLTRVVGLPDHLGNRLQRETLAAFFPQNYFPLLGEEVLRVLQAVVDSLRGGLDCSVSFLSQVLGKACVHGRQKEILDVLVPRLTVLTQGNCLWQRVCWRLVECVPDRAMEAVLKGLVEAAPGPEVLSRLLGNLVTKSKKAQFVMTQKLLFLQYSCSMPMLQSLLGYLAMDSQRRPLLVQALKELLETWGSSSAIRHTPLEQQRYVSKALLICLTHLGEAELRASRDELLASLMEGVKSRLDSSLPPVRRLGMIVAEVASARLHPEGPPLKFQYEEDELTREMLALAVPRPAADGPSEAGPPVAPVSGEFPDQETVDSGGPQAGWEGSDSELDSDDELVPYDMSGDGEQRGSKTPAYVRDCLEALTASEDWERWEEALRALEGLVLKSPAATREVSLELAKVLLHLEEKTAVAGFERLRQRALVAVTVTDPARVAEYLAVQFYALNYSLRQRMDILDVLALAAQELSRPGRLGKAAQRGSPGPGSQPSGAAVPAWKAVVEERVRRKTRRFCKQGSTGRAAAAGPNEFNAVAGYFFFPLLQRFDRPVVTFDLLGDDQLVLGRLAHTLGALMYLAVNTAVAVPMGKALLEFVWALRFHGDAYVRRGLLSAVSSVLLSVPAEWLLADLPDELLEARSWLADVAEQDADEDCRLLAVKALLLLEKLRDRLLPLSSP; encoded by the exons ATGgatcctgtggcctctgctgtccGCCTGGCAGTCCAGGAGGCTGTTCACATCCTTTCTTCATCTGAGGATGGGGGCCACATCATCTCCACGCTGCAGTCCCTGAGGCGGTACCTTGGTGAAACAGAGACCCAAGCCCCCCCTGAGGAGCAGGAAGAGTTTAGCAGGACCCACTTTTCCACCATTCTCAGATGTCTGGTCGGCAAGCTGAGCCCCGACTGGCTGGACCTGCTGCCTGATGGCCAGTTGGAGGAGCTGTGGGCCAGCTTCTTCCTGGAGGGCCCAGCTGACCAAGCCTTCCTGGTGCTGATGGAGTCCATTGAGGGTGCTGCCAG CCCCAGCTTCCGTCTGATGAAGATGGCGCGGTTGCTGGCCAGGTTCCTGAGTGCAGGCAGGATGGCCGCTGTGATGGAGGGGCAGTGTGGGCAGCAGGCGGGGCCGGCCTCCCGCCTGCTCCAGGAGACCCTTCTCACCCGGGTGGTGGGCCTGCCCGATCACCTGGGCAACCGTCTGCAGCGGGAGACGCTGGCTGCCTTCTTCCCTCAGAACTACTTCCCTCTGCTGGGCGAGGAGGTCCTGCGGGTGCTGCAGGCAGTGGTGGACTCTCTCCGAG GTGGCTTGGACTGCTCCGTCTCCTTTCTGTCTCAGGTCCTGGGCAAAGCCTGCGTCCATGGGAGACAGA AGGAGATCCTGGACGTGCTGGTGCCCCGGCTGACAGTGCTCACCCAGGGCAACTGCCTCTGGCAGCGGGTCTGCTGGCGCCTGGTGGAGTGTGTGCCCGACCGGGCCATGGAAGCCGTGCTGAAGGGGCTCGTGGAGGCCGCCCCAGG GCCGGAGGTCCTCTCGCGGCTGCTGGGGAACCTGGTGACAAAGAGCAAGAAGGCCCAGTTTGTGATGACACAGAAGCTGCTGTTCCTGCAGTACAGCTGCTCG ATGCCCATGCTGCAGAGCCTACTGGGGTACTTGGCCATGGATAGCCAGCGGCGCCCGCTCCTCGTGCAG GCGCTGAAGGAGCTCCTGGAGACGTGGGGCAGCAGCAGTGCCATCCGCCACACACCCCTGGAGCAGCAGCGCTATGTCAGCAAGGCCTTACTCATCTGCCTGACGCACCTGGGGGAGGCGGAGCTCCGGGCCAGCCGGGACG AGCTGCTGGCCAGCCTGATGGAGGGAGTGAAGAGCCGCCTGGACAGCAGCCTGCCGCCCGTGCGCCGCCTGGGCATGATTGTGGCCGAGGTGGCCAGCGCCCGGCTGCACCCCGAGGGGCCTCCCCTGAAGTTCCAG TACGAAGAGGATGAACTGACCCGAGAGATGCTGGCCTTGGCCGTGCCCCGGCCCGCGGCTGACGGCCCTTCGGAGGCGGG CCCGCCTGTGGCTCCCGTCAGTGGGGAGTTTCCTGACCAAGAGACGGTGGACAGTGGCGGCCCCCAGGCTGGGTGGGAGGGCTCTGACTCTGAGCTGGACAG TGATGACGAGCTTGTCCCCTACGACATGTCAGGGGATGGGGAGCAGAGGGGCAGCAAGACGCCCGCGTACGTGCGGGACTGCCTGGAAG CTCTGACCGCATCTGAAGACTGGGAGCGCTGGGAGGAGGCCCTGCGGGCCCTGGAAGGGCTAGTCCTCAAGAGCCCGGCTGCCACCCGGGAG gtgagcctggagcTGGCCAAGGTGCTGCTGCACCTGGAGGAGAAGACAGCCGTGGCAGGGTTTGAGAGGCTGCGCCAGAGGGCTCTGGTGGCCGTCACAGTCACAGACCCGGCACGG GTGGCAGAGTACCTGGCCGTGCAGTTCTACGCCCTCAACTACAGCCTCCGGCAGCGCATGGACATTCTGGAC GTCCTGGCCCTGGCCGCCCAGGAGCTGTCCCGGCCTGGGCGCCTCGGGAAGGCTGCCCAACGGGGCTCCCCGGGGCCCGGCTCCCAGCCCAGTGGGGCCGCGGTCCCGGCCTGGAAGGCGGTGGTGGAGGAGCGCGTCAGACGCAAGACCCGGCGGTTCTGCAAG CAGGGCTCCACGGGGCGGGCAGCAGCTGCTGGCCCCAATGAATTCAACGCAGTGGCTGGATACTTCTTCTTCCCCCTCCTTCAGCGTTTCGACAG GCCTGTGGTGACCTTTGACCTTTTGGGAGATGACCAGCTGGTTCTCGGGAGACTGGCCCACACCTTAGGGGCCCTGATGTATCTGGCCGTCAACACGGCG GTGGCTGTGCCCATGGGCAAGGCCCTGCTGGAGTTCGTGTGGGCTCTTCGTTTCCACGGGGACGC CTACGTGCGCCGGGGCCTGCTGTCCGCCGTCTCTTCCGTCCTTCTCAGCGTGCCAGCCGAGTGGCTGCTGGCAGACCTGCCGGACGAGCTTCTGGAGGCCCGGTCCTGGCTGGCAG
- the TELO2 gene encoding telomere length regulation protein TEL2 homolog isoform X2, which yields MDPVASAVRLAVQEAVHILSSSEDGGHIISTLQSLRRYLGETETQAPPEEQEEFSRTHFSTILRCLVGKLSPDWLDLLPDGQLEELWASFFLEGPADQAFLVLMESIEGAASPSFRLMKMARLLARFLSAGRMAAVMEGQCGQQAGPASRLLQETLLTRVVGLPDHLGNRLQRETLAAFFPQNYFPLLGEEVLRVLQAVVDSLRGGLDCSVSFLSQVLGKACVHGRQKEILDVLVPRLTVLTQGNCLWQRVCWRLVECVPDRAMEAVLKGLVEAAPGPEVLSRLLGNLVTKSKKAQFVMTQKLLFLQYSCSMPMLQSLLGYLAMDSQRRPLLVQALKELLETWGSSSAIRHTPLEQQRYVSKALLICLTHLGEAELRASRDELLASLMEGVKSRLDSSLPPVRRLGMIVAEVASARLHPEGPPLKFQYEEDELTREMLALAVPRPAADGPSEAGPPVAPVSGEFPDQETVDSGGPQAGWEGSDSELDSDDELVPYDMSGDGEQRGSKTPAYVRDCLEALTASEDWERWEEALRALEGLVLKSPAATREVSLELAKVLLHLEEKTAVAGFERLRQRALVAVTVTDPARVAEYLAVQFYALNYSLRQRMDILDVLALAAQELSRPGRLGKAAQRGSPGPGSQPSGAAVPAWKAVVEERVRRKTRRFCKGSTGRAAAAGPNEFNAVAGYFFFPLLQRFDRPVVTFDLLGDDQLVLGRLAHTLGALMYLAVNTAVAVPMGKALLEFVWALRFHGDAYVRRGLLSAVSSVLLSVPAEWLLADLPDELLEARSWLADVAEQDADEDCRLLAVKALLLLEKLRDRLLPLSSP from the exons ATGgatcctgtggcctctgctgtccGCCTGGCAGTCCAGGAGGCTGTTCACATCCTTTCTTCATCTGAGGATGGGGGCCACATCATCTCCACGCTGCAGTCCCTGAGGCGGTACCTTGGTGAAACAGAGACCCAAGCCCCCCCTGAGGAGCAGGAAGAGTTTAGCAGGACCCACTTTTCCACCATTCTCAGATGTCTGGTCGGCAAGCTGAGCCCCGACTGGCTGGACCTGCTGCCTGATGGCCAGTTGGAGGAGCTGTGGGCCAGCTTCTTCCTGGAGGGCCCAGCTGACCAAGCCTTCCTGGTGCTGATGGAGTCCATTGAGGGTGCTGCCAG CCCCAGCTTCCGTCTGATGAAGATGGCGCGGTTGCTGGCCAGGTTCCTGAGTGCAGGCAGGATGGCCGCTGTGATGGAGGGGCAGTGTGGGCAGCAGGCGGGGCCGGCCTCCCGCCTGCTCCAGGAGACCCTTCTCACCCGGGTGGTGGGCCTGCCCGATCACCTGGGCAACCGTCTGCAGCGGGAGACGCTGGCTGCCTTCTTCCCTCAGAACTACTTCCCTCTGCTGGGCGAGGAGGTCCTGCGGGTGCTGCAGGCAGTGGTGGACTCTCTCCGAG GTGGCTTGGACTGCTCCGTCTCCTTTCTGTCTCAGGTCCTGGGCAAAGCCTGCGTCCATGGGAGACAGA AGGAGATCCTGGACGTGCTGGTGCCCCGGCTGACAGTGCTCACCCAGGGCAACTGCCTCTGGCAGCGGGTCTGCTGGCGCCTGGTGGAGTGTGTGCCCGACCGGGCCATGGAAGCCGTGCTGAAGGGGCTCGTGGAGGCCGCCCCAGG GCCGGAGGTCCTCTCGCGGCTGCTGGGGAACCTGGTGACAAAGAGCAAGAAGGCCCAGTTTGTGATGACACAGAAGCTGCTGTTCCTGCAGTACAGCTGCTCG ATGCCCATGCTGCAGAGCCTACTGGGGTACTTGGCCATGGATAGCCAGCGGCGCCCGCTCCTCGTGCAG GCGCTGAAGGAGCTCCTGGAGACGTGGGGCAGCAGCAGTGCCATCCGCCACACACCCCTGGAGCAGCAGCGCTATGTCAGCAAGGCCTTACTCATCTGCCTGACGCACCTGGGGGAGGCGGAGCTCCGGGCCAGCCGGGACG AGCTGCTGGCCAGCCTGATGGAGGGAGTGAAGAGCCGCCTGGACAGCAGCCTGCCGCCCGTGCGCCGCCTGGGCATGATTGTGGCCGAGGTGGCCAGCGCCCGGCTGCACCCCGAGGGGCCTCCCCTGAAGTTCCAG TACGAAGAGGATGAACTGACCCGAGAGATGCTGGCCTTGGCCGTGCCCCGGCCCGCGGCTGACGGCCCTTCGGAGGCGGG CCCGCCTGTGGCTCCCGTCAGTGGGGAGTTTCCTGACCAAGAGACGGTGGACAGTGGCGGCCCCCAGGCTGGGTGGGAGGGCTCTGACTCTGAGCTGGACAG TGATGACGAGCTTGTCCCCTACGACATGTCAGGGGATGGGGAGCAGAGGGGCAGCAAGACGCCCGCGTACGTGCGGGACTGCCTGGAAG CTCTGACCGCATCTGAAGACTGGGAGCGCTGGGAGGAGGCCCTGCGGGCCCTGGAAGGGCTAGTCCTCAAGAGCCCGGCTGCCACCCGGGAG gtgagcctggagcTGGCCAAGGTGCTGCTGCACCTGGAGGAGAAGACAGCCGTGGCAGGGTTTGAGAGGCTGCGCCAGAGGGCTCTGGTGGCCGTCACAGTCACAGACCCGGCACGG GTGGCAGAGTACCTGGCCGTGCAGTTCTACGCCCTCAACTACAGCCTCCGGCAGCGCATGGACATTCTGGAC GTCCTGGCCCTGGCCGCCCAGGAGCTGTCCCGGCCTGGGCGCCTCGGGAAGGCTGCCCAACGGGGCTCCCCGGGGCCCGGCTCCCAGCCCAGTGGGGCCGCGGTCCCGGCCTGGAAGGCGGTGGTGGAGGAGCGCGTCAGACGCAAGACCCGGCGGTTCTGCAAG GGCTCCACGGGGCGGGCAGCAGCTGCTGGCCCCAATGAATTCAACGCAGTGGCTGGATACTTCTTCTTCCCCCTCCTTCAGCGTTTCGACAG GCCTGTGGTGACCTTTGACCTTTTGGGAGATGACCAGCTGGTTCTCGGGAGACTGGCCCACACCTTAGGGGCCCTGATGTATCTGGCCGTCAACACGGCG GTGGCTGTGCCCATGGGCAAGGCCCTGCTGGAGTTCGTGTGGGCTCTTCGTTTCCACGGGGACGC CTACGTGCGCCGGGGCCTGCTGTCCGCCGTCTCTTCCGTCCTTCTCAGCGTGCCAGCCGAGTGGCTGCTGGCAGACCTGCCGGACGAGCTTCTGGAGGCCCGGTCCTGGCTGGCAG
- the TELO2 gene encoding telomere length regulation protein TEL2 homolog isoform X3: MDPVASAVRLAVQEAVHILSSSEDGGHIISTLQSLRRYLGETETQAPPEEQEEFSRTHFSTILRCLVGKLSPDWLDLLPDGQLEELWASFFLEGPADQAFLVLMESIEGAASPSFRLMKMARLLARFLSAGRMAAVMEGQCGQQAGPASRLLQETLLTRVVGLPDHLGNRLQRETLAAFFPQNYFPLLGEEVLRVLQAVVDSLRGGLDCSVSFLSQVLGKACVHGRQKEILDVLVPRLTVLTQGNCLWQRVCWRLVECVPDRAMEAVLKGLVEAAPGPEVLSRLLGNLVTKSKKAQFVMTQKLLFLQYSCSMPMLQSLLGYLAMDSQRRPLLVQALKELLETWGSSSAIRHTPLEQQRYVSKALLICLTHLGEAELRASRDELLASLMEGVKSRLDSSLPPVRRLGMIVAEVASARLHPEGPPLKFQYEEDELTREMLALAVPRPAADGPSEAGDDELVPYDMSGDGEQRGSKTPAYVRDCLEALTASEDWERWEEALRALEGLVLKSPAATREVSLELAKVLLHLEEKTAVAGFERLRQRALVAVTVTDPARVAEYLAVQFYALNYSLRQRMDILDVLALAAQELSRPGRLGKAAQRGSPGPGSQPSGAAVPAWKAVVEERVRRKTRRFCKQGSTGRAAAAGPNEFNAVAGYFFFPLLQRFDRPVVTFDLLGDDQLVLGRLAHTLGALMYLAVNTAVAVPMGKALLEFVWALRFHGDAYVRRGLLSAVSSVLLSVPAEWLLADLPDELLEARSWLADVAEQDADEDCRLLAVKALLLLEKLRDRLLPLSSP; the protein is encoded by the exons ATGgatcctgtggcctctgctgtccGCCTGGCAGTCCAGGAGGCTGTTCACATCCTTTCTTCATCTGAGGATGGGGGCCACATCATCTCCACGCTGCAGTCCCTGAGGCGGTACCTTGGTGAAACAGAGACCCAAGCCCCCCCTGAGGAGCAGGAAGAGTTTAGCAGGACCCACTTTTCCACCATTCTCAGATGTCTGGTCGGCAAGCTGAGCCCCGACTGGCTGGACCTGCTGCCTGATGGCCAGTTGGAGGAGCTGTGGGCCAGCTTCTTCCTGGAGGGCCCAGCTGACCAAGCCTTCCTGGTGCTGATGGAGTCCATTGAGGGTGCTGCCAG CCCCAGCTTCCGTCTGATGAAGATGGCGCGGTTGCTGGCCAGGTTCCTGAGTGCAGGCAGGATGGCCGCTGTGATGGAGGGGCAGTGTGGGCAGCAGGCGGGGCCGGCCTCCCGCCTGCTCCAGGAGACCCTTCTCACCCGGGTGGTGGGCCTGCCCGATCACCTGGGCAACCGTCTGCAGCGGGAGACGCTGGCTGCCTTCTTCCCTCAGAACTACTTCCCTCTGCTGGGCGAGGAGGTCCTGCGGGTGCTGCAGGCAGTGGTGGACTCTCTCCGAG GTGGCTTGGACTGCTCCGTCTCCTTTCTGTCTCAGGTCCTGGGCAAAGCCTGCGTCCATGGGAGACAGA AGGAGATCCTGGACGTGCTGGTGCCCCGGCTGACAGTGCTCACCCAGGGCAACTGCCTCTGGCAGCGGGTCTGCTGGCGCCTGGTGGAGTGTGTGCCCGACCGGGCCATGGAAGCCGTGCTGAAGGGGCTCGTGGAGGCCGCCCCAGG GCCGGAGGTCCTCTCGCGGCTGCTGGGGAACCTGGTGACAAAGAGCAAGAAGGCCCAGTTTGTGATGACACAGAAGCTGCTGTTCCTGCAGTACAGCTGCTCG ATGCCCATGCTGCAGAGCCTACTGGGGTACTTGGCCATGGATAGCCAGCGGCGCCCGCTCCTCGTGCAG GCGCTGAAGGAGCTCCTGGAGACGTGGGGCAGCAGCAGTGCCATCCGCCACACACCCCTGGAGCAGCAGCGCTATGTCAGCAAGGCCTTACTCATCTGCCTGACGCACCTGGGGGAGGCGGAGCTCCGGGCCAGCCGGGACG AGCTGCTGGCCAGCCTGATGGAGGGAGTGAAGAGCCGCCTGGACAGCAGCCTGCCGCCCGTGCGCCGCCTGGGCATGATTGTGGCCGAGGTGGCCAGCGCCCGGCTGCACCCCGAGGGGCCTCCCCTGAAGTTCCAG TACGAAGAGGATGAACTGACCCGAGAGATGCTGGCCTTGGCCGTGCCCCGGCCCGCGGCTGACGGCCCTTCGGAGGCGGG TGATGACGAGCTTGTCCCCTACGACATGTCAGGGGATGGGGAGCAGAGGGGCAGCAAGACGCCCGCGTACGTGCGGGACTGCCTGGAAG CTCTGACCGCATCTGAAGACTGGGAGCGCTGGGAGGAGGCCCTGCGGGCCCTGGAAGGGCTAGTCCTCAAGAGCCCGGCTGCCACCCGGGAG gtgagcctggagcTGGCCAAGGTGCTGCTGCACCTGGAGGAGAAGACAGCCGTGGCAGGGTTTGAGAGGCTGCGCCAGAGGGCTCTGGTGGCCGTCACAGTCACAGACCCGGCACGG GTGGCAGAGTACCTGGCCGTGCAGTTCTACGCCCTCAACTACAGCCTCCGGCAGCGCATGGACATTCTGGAC GTCCTGGCCCTGGCCGCCCAGGAGCTGTCCCGGCCTGGGCGCCTCGGGAAGGCTGCCCAACGGGGCTCCCCGGGGCCCGGCTCCCAGCCCAGTGGGGCCGCGGTCCCGGCCTGGAAGGCGGTGGTGGAGGAGCGCGTCAGACGCAAGACCCGGCGGTTCTGCAAG CAGGGCTCCACGGGGCGGGCAGCAGCTGCTGGCCCCAATGAATTCAACGCAGTGGCTGGATACTTCTTCTTCCCCCTCCTTCAGCGTTTCGACAG GCCTGTGGTGACCTTTGACCTTTTGGGAGATGACCAGCTGGTTCTCGGGAGACTGGCCCACACCTTAGGGGCCCTGATGTATCTGGCCGTCAACACGGCG GTGGCTGTGCCCATGGGCAAGGCCCTGCTGGAGTTCGTGTGGGCTCTTCGTTTCCACGGGGACGC CTACGTGCGCCGGGGCCTGCTGTCCGCCGTCTCTTCCGTCCTTCTCAGCGTGCCAGCCGAGTGGCTGCTGGCAGACCTGCCGGACGAGCTTCTGGAGGCCCGGTCCTGGCTGGCAG